The DNA region CAGCCGATACAGCGGTCGGGGTCGAAGAGGGTGAGATTGGTGGCAGAGTCCTTGTAGAGCGCGCCGGTCGGGCATCCCATCACACAAGGTGCGTCGCTGCAGTGCATGCAGGCCACCGAGAGGTTGGTGTAACGGATCTTATCCTTCCCCTCCTCAAGCAGGTGGATACGGCGCAAAGGGGTGTCCCCATGCGAAGGGTCGATGTCGTTCTGGTCCATGCAGGCCACCGCACAGGCCCCGCAGGACACACATTTTTCTAGGTTCAGATCGAATATCATAACATCGCTCCTATCTCTCGCGCGCGGCGGGTATGTTTTTGGCCTTCTCGACACGGCAGCGCACCTGCTTAAAGCCTGGGAAACCGGAATAGGGGTCCAGATGATCGGCAGGGATCAGCTCGTTGACATCTGCCTCAGGGTAGCCGTGATACATGTAGACCTCGCCTGGTTTCGCGGCATGGGTGAGGTTGGCGCGTACCGTGATCTGCCCGCATGAGGTGGAGAGCACGATCCAGTCGTCCTGCGCGATACCCGATTCCCGCGCGGTTTCGGGGTTCAGATCGGCGGCGGGATCGGGACGCAGGCTGCGCGGCCAGGTGAGGCTGTGCAGTCTGGAGTGTACCGCGTTGGGAAGCCGCGCACCGGTGATGAGGGTGCAGGGGAACTGCTTCGGATCGGCGCCGTCGTAGCTGTCGTGGTAGGTGGGCAGTGGATTCAGATCGGGGTAATCTTTCGAAATTTCCTCGATGATGGCCGATTTGAGCTCAAGTTTGCCGGTTTTGGTTTCAAAACCGTTTTTTGTGTAGGTTCCGGGAATATAGGGCTTAAATTCCTTCATCCGCAGCGGCAGGGGGGCCTCCATCAGTTCGTCGAGGGAGACGCTGAGCGGCTCGATGAGGTATTCCATAGTCGCGCGCAGGCCGCTCTTCATGAGATCGTCGTCGATGTCGAGATACTGTGCGAGCTCGCACATGATCTGGGTGTCCGACTTCGACTCGTAGAGCGGCTCAATGGCGGGCTTGGTGCAGGTGAGGAAGCCGCCGGGGTAGCCCTTGAGCTCGCTGCGCTCCATCGAAGTGCAGGCGGGCAGCAGGATATCGGCGTGCTTTGTGAATTCGGTGGTCACGAGATCGATGGCCACAATGAAGTCAAGCTTGTCGACCGCCTTGAGGAATTTGCTCGGCTGGGGCCACATCCGATGGTTCAGCCCGAAACCGACCAGCGCTTTGAGCGGATAGGGAGTGCAGGTTTCGATCTGGCGGGGCAGGTCCATCGCCTGGCATTCGCCGGCGAGCGCCTCCCAGACGGGGAACCGGCGCGCGCCGATGGCTTCGCGGCAGTTTTTTGGCTCCTTGTCGTGGATGAAGTGCGCTTCGTTGGTGGGAAAGCCACAGTCGGTATAGGCGAGCGAGGTGTGGATGGGCAGCATCCCGCCCTTGCGGTCGATATTGCCGCAGATGGCCTGCAGCGCAACCAGGGCGCGGTAGTTGTTGTAGCCGTTGATGTGATGGGTGACGGCGGCGGCCGAGGTGTAGGAGGCGGCGGGGCCGCCTGTGGCATAGAGGCGGGCCGCTTTTTCAAGCAGGTCGGCCGGGACACCGGTGATGGCCGCGGTGCGCTCCGGGGTGAATTCGGCGGCATAGGAGGCGTATTCCTCAAAACCGTAGGTGTGCGCGCGCACATATTCCTTGTCGTACCATCCCCGCTGGATGATGAGGTTCGCGAGCCCAAGGGCGAGCGCGCCGTCGGTACCGGGCTTCAGCTGCAGGTGGATGTCGGCAAGCTTGCGGGAGGTCTCAGTCACACGCGGGTCGACAATGATGATCTTGCCGCCCCGCTCCTTAAATTCCATCAGCTCGCGCCCCTGAATATGCAGGTTGATGAGGGTGTTGCAGGCCCAGCCCAGAAAGACGCTGGCATTTCGCATGTCGGGCCGGTAGTTGCGCCCGGTCACGGTCATCCAGGCCATCTGGGTCGCCTTGAAGCAGCAGGAGCTTTCGGTGCCGTAATTGCGGCTGCCAAAGGAATAGGTGAGCCGGTGCAGCCAGGTGCGGTACCATTTGGTGTAACCGGTGTACCAGCATACAGCCTCTGGGCCGGAGGTGCGTTTAATGGCGTTGAGCCTGTCGCCGATCTCCCGGTAGGCCTCCTCCCAGGAGATCGGTTCAAATTCGCCGCTGCCACGGGGGCCGGTGCGGCGCATGGGGGTGCGGATGCGGTTCTCCTGGTAGACGAACTGCCGGTTGCTGGCCCCCTTGGTGCAGAGTTTCCCATTGCTGCCGGGAAAGCCCTCGGTGCCTTCGATTTTGATAATCTTGCCATCCTTGACATAGACGTCCAGCCCGCAGTGGGACCCGGGCGTACAGATGTCGCAGATGCTTTTATGGACCTCCACGCCGGTTTCGGCGCAGGGGATTTTCGCTTTGCTCAGCGCTTCCAGTTTGCTATTCATGGTCCTCCCCCTCTATCTGACTGATATACGACTCCGGCAGCCCTCTGCCGCGCAAATAGGCGCGCTGCATCGGGGTCAGGGCCGGGGATTCGCCGGTGAGCTGGCGGAGCATCAAGCTCTTGAGCACCCCGCTGATGTTGCCGCAGTCGAGCAGGTTGGCGCAGCAGATCTTGCCGTCCGCAAGGACAACCTCAAGGTACATCCCGTCCTTTTCGTAGACGAGATGTTTGCCCTGGATGCGGTTGTCGCCCAGCCCTACGAATTCCATCCCCATGAAGTGGGTGATGTTGTGGATGATGTTCCCGGCATAATCGGCGTGACCGCCCGCGCAGACGGTGCCGGCGGTGCGTCCCTGGCAGCCCGCGTTCGCCCAAAGCCCGATGATCTGGGTCTGGCCGGACTGCAGATTGTTGCCCTCGCAGCAATCTCCGGCCGCATAGATTCCCTCGGCCGAGGTGCGCATCCGGGTATCCACCACAATTCCGCGGTTGACGGCAACGCCGGAATCCGGGGCGGATACGATCCCGGTGTTCGCCCGGGTGCCGATGCAAAGGGAGATGACGTCGGCGGGCAGCAGCTCGCCGGTGGCAATGCGCACCCCTTCGGGTTCGATCGCCTCGACCCCCGCGTTCCAGCGAAAGTCGAGCCCCATCTCGCGCAGCCGCGCCTCCATCCGGCGGGAAAGCGGTTCCATCGCGGCCAGTGGGAAAAGGCGTGGCGCCGCGTCGACGACCGTCGTCGCGACAGCGCGTTCGTAGAGAAGCTGCGCGACCTTGATTCCCACCATCGAGGCGCCCACCACCACGCCGGTTTTGATGGGATTGGCATCGAGGTAGTCTCGCAGATCCTCCGCGTCCTGCAGGGTGCGCATCAGGAAAACGCGCCGGTCCGGCAGGCCGGGGATCGGCGGGGCGAAGGCCCGCGCTCCGGTCGCAATTACGATTCCGTCGAAGGATGGCTGCTCGCTGTTTGAGAGGAGAAGCGCCCGCTCCCTGCCGCGCACCGCCTCGACGGTGACGCCGGTGTGCAGCGCGAGGGAGAGATCCCTGGAAATCTGTTCGAGCGGTCCGAAGACGAAGCTCTGCTCCCTCGGGATTTTTCCGGACGCATAGTAGGTGCTCAGCATGGGGTTAAACGGGGGTTCGCAAAGTGTCTCAAAGACGTGGATCTGCGCGCCGGCGTCCTGCCGGCGAATGGCTTCGGCGGCATGATAGCCCGCACAGCCAAACCCGACGACAGCATAGTTTTTCAAGTTTGTTCCCTCCAGCCGCCCCGCAAGGGCGTTTGATCGGTTTTAGTCCATTCGGATGATCTGACCGGCATTCACTTTGACGGCCTTATCATAGATCAGCTTGCCCACCGCGACATCCAGAGCGCCCATCCCGAAGTGGGTGTAAACGATGATTTCCCGATCGTTCTCGCGGGCGGGGGCTTTTTGGGTAAGGATTTCTCCCATGTCCGCGTAGACCGGGGCCTCGCCGAGCTGATACTGGACGAGGGAGGGGTTTTTGATGATCTGCATCGTGTCGTCCTTGCGGGAGCCGAGTACCCATTTATCGGCCTTGAAGGCGCATTGCGGATCGAGGTCGAAGAAGCTGTAGAGCCCGATTACGGTACAGCCCGCGGGCAGGTCCTCGAAGTGGATGAGCGGCTTGCGGCAGGTGGTGGCCAGAATGAGGATGTCGCATTCCCTGGCCGCTTCCTTTGCATCGGTGAAGCAGGAAATCTCGGCGCGATCGGAATGGGCGGCCTGAAACTTTTCCATCACCGCTTCATTTTTGTCGCAGAGGCGCAGCTTCACGATGTCCGGAAAGGCCTGCAGGAAGGATTCGGCGGCGAGCCGCCCCTCTTCGCCGCAGCCGACGATCGCAAGGGTCGCGGAACCGGATTTTGCAAGATATTTCGCCGCCACGACCGCGTGGCCGCCGCCGGTGCGCATGGCGGTGATCTCGCTCGCCTCGATCATGCAGTAAGGCTGGCCGTTTTCGGTATCGCTCAGGATCAGCAGGTTGCCCCCGCAGGAGGGATAGCCGGGAAGCTGTTCCTTCATCATGTTGGTCCATTTGACGCCTGCGGTGCGTAGATATTTGAGGTTCGCGGCCATCGCCATAATGAAATTCGAACGCTGTTCGTTTAAAAACATCGGCTCTTTGATCGGGTGAAAGACATTTCCCGCCGCGTTCTGGCGGAAGGTCTCCTCGACCGCCTCGACCACCTCGGCGCAGGTAATGAGCTTTCTCGCCTCAGTTCCGGTGATGACGCGCATATCCAGATGGTATTCCATAGATTTGTCCCTCTTTCTGATGGAGTCTCGCCGGGCTCAGACGCCGCGGCCTTTCTTCGCAAGAAATTCGCTGGCCACCTGGCCGGAGGCAATTCCCCAGTTTTCGAGCGGCGGTTCGTGCAGTACAATCTTAAGCCCCGCGGTGCTCTGGCCAGCAGCGCGAATCCCGTCGGCGACCGCGCGGTAGAGCGCCCGCTTCTGGTCGAGGGTGCGTCCGGGGAAAATGTCGATCTCGACAATAAGGTAGTCGAGCGGATCAAGCCCTTCTGGGAAGGAGACGCAGTCGGTCTCGAAGAGAGCGACCGCGCAGTTGCTCTGTTTCCCCATCTGCTCGGTGAATGTGCGGGCCACCGCCGCCACAAGCTGCCGCTTCTGACCGGCGGTCTTTTGCCGCGCCGAAAAAATTTTAATACTGGGCATCGAACCCCTCCTGTCATTT from Anaerotruncus rubiinfantis includes:
- a CDS encoding molybdopterin-containing oxidoreductase family protein: MNSKLEALSKAKIPCAETGVEVHKSICDICTPGSHCGLDVYVKDGKIIKIEGTEGFPGSNGKLCTKGASNRQFVYQENRIRTPMRRTGPRGSGEFEPISWEEAYREIGDRLNAIKRTSGPEAVCWYTGYTKWYRTWLHRLTYSFGSRNYGTESSCCFKATQMAWMTVTGRNYRPDMRNASVFLGWACNTLINLHIQGRELMEFKERGGKIIIVDPRVTETSRKLADIHLQLKPGTDGALALGLANLIIQRGWYDKEYVRAHTYGFEEYASYAAEFTPERTAAITGVPADLLEKAARLYATGGPAASYTSAAAVTHHINGYNNYRALVALQAICGNIDRKGGMLPIHTSLAYTDCGFPTNEAHFIHDKEPKNCREAIGARRFPVWEALAGECQAMDLPRQIETCTPYPLKALVGFGLNHRMWPQPSKFLKAVDKLDFIVAIDLVTTEFTKHADILLPACTSMERSELKGYPGGFLTCTKPAIEPLYESKSDTQIMCELAQYLDIDDDLMKSGLRATMEYLIEPLSVSLDELMEAPLPLRMKEFKPYIPGTYTKNGFETKTGKLELKSAIIEEISKDYPDLNPLPTYHDSYDGADPKQFPCTLITGARLPNAVHSRLHSLTWPRSLRPDPAADLNPETARESGIAQDDWIVLSTSCGQITVRANLTHAAKPGEVYMYHGYPEADVNELIPADHLDPYSGFPGFKQVRCRVEKAKNIPAARER
- a CDS encoding 4Fe-4S dicluster domain-containing protein, giving the protein MIFDLNLEKCVSCGACAVACMDQNDIDPSHGDTPLRRIHLLEEGKDKIRYTNLSVACMHCSDAPCVMGCPTGALYKDSATNLTLFDPDRCIGCHSCAMACPFGIPSFDQKDRITKCDGCSERLKAGLKPACVRICPFGALSVYESESQYLSQRAVRSLKAITNAILGSEDL
- a CDS encoding NAD(P)/FAD-dependent oxidoreductase — protein: MKNYAVVGFGCAGYHAAEAIRRQDAGAQIHVFETLCEPPFNPMLSTYYASGKIPREQSFVFGPLEQISRDLSLALHTGVTVEAVRGRERALLLSNSEQPSFDGIVIATGARAFAPPIPGLPDRRVFLMRTLQDAEDLRDYLDANPIKTGVVVGASMVGIKVAQLLYERAVATTVVDAAPRLFPLAAMEPLSRRMEARLREMGLDFRWNAGVEAIEPEGVRIATGELLPADVISLCIGTRANTGIVSAPDSGVAVNRGIVVDTRMRTSAEGIYAAGDCCEGNNLQSGQTQIIGLWANAGCQGRTAGTVCAGGHADYAGNIIHNITHFMGMEFVGLGDNRIQGKHLVYEKDGMYLEVVLADGKICCANLLDCGNISGVLKSLMLRQLTGESPALTPMQRAYLRGRGLPESYISQIEGEDHE
- a CDS encoding tautomerase family protein gives rise to the protein MPSIKIFSARQKTAGQKRQLVAAVARTFTEQMGKQSNCAVALFETDCVSFPEGLDPLDYLIVEIDIFPGRTLDQKRALYRAVADGIRAAGQSTAGLKIVLHEPPLENWGIASGQVASEFLAKKGRGV